One stretch of Salarias fasciatus chromosome 19, fSalaFa1.1, whole genome shotgun sequence DNA includes these proteins:
- the LOC115407255 gene encoding cytosolic 5'-nucleotidase 1A-like: MLQSKPEMTVNIAVASGVLLKEESSSSERLGPAFPFVKALKAVNAKLKENYPESEELFKVMLLDEKPSDSLKNAIRTHELEELITVLNVREDLVGELRRMNTALYLSDSEVLVKKVLDQGIAAAFMPTPKEIKEVSEDQLRVAFDGDSVLFSNESERVFQDAGLTGYLQHERNNVEKLMNPGPLCSFLEVLEKLKKKLHDKGLLKNCPIRTFLVTARGAGCDGYRALNSLHSWDLEVDEAFFLGSRPKGPILDIIRPHLFFDDQPRHIQAALEVGAVACHVPNDPKC, translated from the exons ATGCTCCAGTCTAAACCAGAGATGACGGTCAACATTGCAGTGGCTTCCGGTGTCCTTCTcaaggaggagagcagcagctcagagagactCGGTCCTGCCTTCCCTTTTGTCAAG GCTCTGAAGGCAGTGAATGCTAAGCTGAAAGAGAACTACCCTGAGAGTGAGGAGCTGTTCAAAGTCATGCTCCTGGACGAAAAACCATCAGATTCACTAAAGAATGCCATCAGAACCCATG AGCTGGAAGAACTCATTACTGTCTTGAATGTGAGAGAAGATCTTGTTGGTGAATTAAGGAGGATGAACACTGCCCTGTACCTGTCTGACTCAGAAGTTTTGGTTAAAAAAGTGCTGGACCAAG GAATAGCTGCTGCATTCATGCCCActccaaaagaaataaaagaagtaTCGGAGGATCAGCTGCGTGTCGCCTTTGACGGTGATTCTGTGCTCTTCTCGAATGAATCTGAACGTGTTTTCCAAGACGCTGGATTGACAGGATACTTACAGCACGAGAGAAACAATGTTGAAAAACTCATGAACCCG GGGCCACTCTGTTCGTTCCTGGAGGTCttggagaagctgaagaagaagctgcacgATAAGGGTCTGTTGAAGAACTGCCCTATTCGCACCTTTCTGGTGACAGCTCGTGGTGCAGGCTGTGACGGCTACAGAGCTTTAAACTCCCTGCACTCCTGGGATCTCGAGGTTGACGAGGCTTTTTTCCTGGGCTCGAGACCAAAAGGTCCCATTCTGGACATCATCAGGCCCCATCTCTTCTTTGACGATCAGCCGCGTCATATTCAGGCTGCTTTGGAGGTCGGTGCAGTTGCATGCCATGTGCCAAATGACCCAAAATGCTGA